A single Anopheles funestus chromosome 2RL, idAnoFuneDA-416_04, whole genome shotgun sequence DNA region contains:
- the LOC125764997 gene encoding zinc finger and SCAN domain-containing protein 2-like, which translates to MHLLHKHMMDNAAGMKCLPVINDSPSDAAKIISQDEKSGKGLVNGNSKPKEQNNGNELKLVMEPQNPSPTKYFDINGIPLRKGLENGSIGQHSDTDHQGKKGSKVSIKCCNCEKTFPSRAAFELHFRTTYDQDPVYVCSVCGKRIKQYRAYQLHCYRHSANQRFSCPDCSKTFHQKSDLTRHQNIHQPNNGSGSSKDRSSKNAEVKLQVIPCPRCDAIFATQAEFKEHSRKLHRTPKQLVECPDCGKSLSTGSLYSHRKIHSESPKFSCPECGRSFVQKINLIQHHKTHLGDRPFQCGQCDKAFCEKAHLQRHLNYHSEERPYRCELCGKCYKTERCLKVHSAVHNNERPFVCPECNKGFLSSSKLRQHSNIHSGLRPFKCKYCTRDFTNFPNWLKHIRRRHKVDHRTGEKLDSVPKFMTKKKNGDSVRKKEASEPGSAGLERAKKRTVKMPLVPLPDVLKDESLPYFSESSNIDLNLVCKDDLLQPLADEIEDIFQCLPSDESKLSIPEPLEQLSNSNVPDEQERLGGSGLLSPEVDCDFSVRSPIEHPDVSIDLIKHELPSNVLSSCEKETFTGPLLYDTQLPILPAMASFCNSEEQQFRLINPHFIHLTNSTTFLGGSSRMSPDSSSVPVSIGE; encoded by the exons ATGCACCTATTGCATAAACACATGATGGACAATGCAGCTGGTATGAAGTGCTTACCGGTAATAAACGATTCACCATCCGATGCCGCAAAGATTATATCGCAAGATGAGAAATCTGGAAAAGGGCTCGTCAATGGCAACAGCAAGCCAAAAGAGCAAAATAATG GTAATGAGTTGAAGTTGGTTATGGAACCACAAAACCCTTCGCCAACGAAGTATTTCGACATCAATGGCATACCGTTGCGTAAAGGGTTGGAAAACGGTAGCATTGGGCAACACTCGGACACGGACCATCAAGGAAAGAAAGGCAGTAAAGTGAGCATTAAGTGTTGCAATTGTGAGAAAACATTTCCCTCTAGAGCAGCATTTGAGTTGCACTTCCGCACGACCTATGATCAGGATCCGGTATATGTGTGTTCGGTGTGTGGCAAGCGTATCAAACAGTACAGGGCATACCAGCTACACTGTTACCGGCACAGCGCCAATCAACGGTTTAGCTGTCCAGATTGTTCGAAAACGTTCCATCAAAAGTCGGATCTCACTCGTCACCAAAACATCCATCAACCCAACAATGGATCCGGATCGTCGAAGGATCGCAGTTCGAAAAATGCCGAAGTAAAACTACAAGTAATACCCTGTCCTAGATGTGATGCTATTTTTGCAACGCAAGCTGAATTTAAGGAACACTCCAGAAAGCTGCATCGAACCCCAAAGCAGTTGGTCGAGTGTCCGGACTGTGGGAA aTCACTTTCGACCGGTAGCCTTTACTCCCATCGCAAGATACACTCCGAAAGTCCGAAATTTTCCTGCCCCGAGTGTGGACGTTCGTTCGTGCAGAAAATCAATCTAATTCAGCACCACAAAACGCACCTGGGCGATCGTCCCTTCCAGTGTGGCCAGTGTGATAAAGCTTTCTGTGAAAAGGCGCACCTTCAGCGCCACCTAAATTACCATTCGGAGGAACGGCCGTACCGCTGTGAGCTGTGTGGCAAATGTTACAAAACGGAGCGCTGCCTGAAGGTGCACTCGGCCGTCCACAATAACGAGCGTCCGTTTGTTTGTCCCGAGTGCAACAAAGGTTTTCTCAGCAGCTCGAAGTTGCGCCAGCACAGCAACATCCATTCCGGTTTGCGTCCGTTCAAGTGCAAGTATTGTACGCGCGATTTCACCAACTTTCCCAACTGGCTGAAGCACATCCGGCGCCGGCATAAGGTGGACCATCGTACCGGAGAAAAGTTGGACAGTGTGCCAAAGTTTAtgacgaagaaaaagaacggCGATAGTGTGCGCAAAAAGGAAGCATCCGAACCGGGTTCGGCTGGCTTGGAAAGGGCGAAAAAGCGGACAGTTAAGATGCCGTTGGTACCGCTACCGGATGTGTTGAAGGATGAATCGCTACCGTACTTTAGTGAAAGCTCCAACATCGATCTCAACTTAGTGTGTAAGGATGATCTTCTACAGCCGCTTGCGGACGAAATAGAGGACATATTTCAGTGTTTACCGTCCGATGAGTCGAAGCTTAGCATTCCGGAACCGTTGGAGCAGCTGTCCAACTCAAACGTCCCAGATGAACAGGAGCGTTTGGGCGGTAGCGGCCTACTGTCTCCGGAAGTGGATTGTGATTTTAGTGTAAGAAGCCCAATCGAACACCCAGACGTGTCTATTGATCTCATTAAGCATG aACTTCCCAGCAACGTATTGTCCAGCTGCGAGAAGGAAACCTTCACCGGACCTTTGCTGTACGATACGCAGCTGCCTATTCTGCCAGCGATGGCATCCTTTTGCAACAGTGAAGAGCAACAGTTCCGGCTGATAAATCCTCATTTCATACACCTCACTAATAGCACAACATTTCTTGGCGGAAGTTCAAGGATGTCACCGGACAGTAGCTCCGTGCCGGTTTCCATTGGTGAATGA
- the LOC125764920 gene encoding RNA polymerase II-associated protein 1 isoform X1, producing the protein MIKRPSKKDSENEILRMQQEFYAEQNRDVNFQPAAKVVRMQRDGENPVNRAAGNVRQSEFAKRRAQRLQASAVSEPVESMCTEDEPAEEPLEEPSTESLVMGEVVERNPEKIFHEGAATIEGSFPKTLHITAYPAKPKPNVSKKSIFAQMVSKEKVNSLQPKGSSESQGKIEFEAATESTLLEGWDATEIHNENMRKLNQMSIEEINKERNHLLNTLDPKLVEFLKARKKPGTSAQKPLPENQPRMESKQISNPDLLPVGMEVLKEKGSEQWINFDVLEPEKLEWTKDIERSVKELKPGESYEARFDWRGVLQPYVAETNHQQADDRELYLHGEDAQRPGYTLQELFRLARSNVLQQRISALGAIAGMLNIMNQGFYDGVLELPVSKVFFFLRFALDENTPSVVEVASRALASLFYNDTDEILLDTVFDSEYGMVQPELALNITHSHEEERRQQQQQMEAGFGAMNLTGAVSGGSSRQSRKAHFKANLPDPNDPDDVHNRETMNDFHLAETDLIECLARTNIIERIRYILFAMKPEGATVINCTKILIRLARTSEQMALKIATNEALIGGLVKNYLTSIESSDLEHQPQHVVLKLVRILCGYRNDFYDQHLDLYHVTSLVKRYVFSRKDIDVNMIQIQIEAFRFFRLLLQCKPIDGLHNDLWPALCYLVEWHYQHLIFAEEGPFIIRQHAVALLALIGPGLQQQDADAASCGASALGEKLFACCSKWFAVAERTGANEFSQKMLLAGCLWTAARAQHVVGMETYKTFQAKYLTPFVRSARFGEIIQTLSSSSLLLTHFEDRSEYGIGSLPSLGAVQVRRNQTVPTLIVTRSYPVFLLHALLRLMLDEQQYTSLKEDIFGTAAHRHYLQTLCARTRNHRPQSGAVSSLIGNWFVQTIEQRYLLDVLQLVLVEVGNGREKRATGLEGDLANEEAVRTIGLQVAFFLTYSLSEAFYPALVQLFDNIVFVPAYYGTVGLDLGVTGADMQRWKLNYKLLAQKALQNEVNHVQDGFTVREWKSPLLRRSWPYSPLYLMVDKLEKGSPKLELLTESAIISTGLRFAELIEAAGITIASPTERLMYLMAAFLGPDSKFLEPDLSVLIERRLAALRTLSRHGDNVFDFEGAKIENRKSYYGLYQLALDTFQSSSYGHSGFGCLLMVPLAQKYDVRWRNMVWSEYVAVLRFITCTEHELFGELAHYLEPAESDTVLLRSYGQALNSNLLRPGSIPHRVAHHHLQAYRSKVKVMPDSEKRTTAS; encoded by the exons ATGATTAAAAGACCCTCTAAAAAGGATAGTGAAAATGAGATCCTTCGTATGCAGCAAGAGTTCTATGCGGAACAAAACCGGGACGTGAATTTTCAGCCCGCTGCCAAAGTGGTGCGTATGCAGCGGGATGGAGAAAATCCGGTTAACAGAGCAGCCGGTAATGTGCGCCAATCGGAATTCGCGAAACGACGAGCACAACGTCTTCAAGCATCGGCCGTATCTGAGCCGGTCGAAAGCATGTGCACAGAAGATGAACCTGCCGAAGAGCCACTCGAAGAGCCGTCCACCGAATCGTTGGTTATGGGAGAGGTCGTAGAACGAAACCCGGAAAAGATATTCCACGAAGGTGCTGCGACGATTGAAGGTTCTTTTCCCAAGACGCTGCACATTACGGCGTACCcggcaaaaccaaaaccgaaCGTGTCGAAGAAAAGTATTTTCGCACAAATGGTTTCAAAGGAAAAAGTGAACTCTTTGCAACCGAAAGGATCGTCAGAAAGTCAGGGCAAGATCGAGTTTGAAGCGGCAACTGAAAGTACGCTACTGGAAGGATGGGATGCGACGGAGATTCACAATGAAAACATGCGTAAACTGAATCAAATGTCGATTGAAGAGATCAACAAGGAACGGAACCACCTGTTGAACACTCTTGATCCAAAGTTGGTGGAGTTCCTCAAAGCGCGTAAAAAGCCTGGAACTAGTGCACAGAAGCCTTTGCCCGAGAACCAACCCCGGATGGAGAGCAAACAAATTTCGAATCCCGATTTACTCCCAGTCGGTATGGAAGTgttaaaggaaaaaggatCAGAGCAGTGGATAAATTTCGACGTACTGGAACCGGAAAAGCTCGAATGGACAAAAGATATCGAGCGCAGTGTGAAAGAACTCAAACCTGGCGAATCGTATGAAGCTCGTTTCGATTGGAGGGGAGTTTTGCAGCCGTACGTTGCAGAAACTAACCATCAGCAAGCAGACGACCGGGAACTATATCTGCACGGTGAGGATGCTCAACGTCCTGGGTACACGCTACAGGAACTGTTCCGTTTGGCACGTTCGAACGTACTACAGCAGCGTATTTCTGCCCTTGGGGCCATCGCTGGAATGCTAAACATCATGAACCAGGGTTTCTACGACGGTGTACTGGAACTTCCCGTTTCGaaggtgtttttctttctacgaTTTGCGCTTGATGAAAACACACCTTCCGTGGTGGAAGTTGCCTCGCGCGCACTGGCCAGTCTGTTTTACAACGATACCGACGAGATACTGCTTGATACCGTGTTCGATTCGGAGTACGGTATGGTGCAACCGGAACTAGCGCTAAATATCACTCACAGCCACGAAGAAGAACGgcgacagcagcaacagcaaatggAAGCAGGCTTCGGAGCCATGAACCTAACCGGTGCAGTTTCCGGTGGATCGTCCCGGCAATCGCGCAAAGCACACTTTAAAGCTAACCTGCCCGATCCGAACGATCCGGATGATGTGCACAATCGTGAAACGATGAACGATTTCCATCTGGCGGAGACGGATCTCATCGAGTGTTTGGCACGAACGAACATTATCGAACGCATCCGGTACATTTTGTTCGCGATGAAACCGGAAGGGGCAACCGTCATTAATTGCACCAAGATATTGATTCGATTGGCACGTACCAGTGAGCAGATGGCGCTAAAGATAGCAACCAACGAGGCGCTTATCGGTGGACTGGTGAAAAACTATCTCACCTCGATCGAAAGCAGTGATCTTGAGCATCAACCACAGCACGTCGTGTTGAAGCTGGTACGCATCCTGTGCGGATATCGTAACGATTTCTACGACCAGCATCTGGACCTTTACCATGTAACGAGCCTCGTGAAGCGTTACGTCTTCAGTAGAAAGGATATCGAT GTAAACATGATTCAAATACAAATCGAAGCATTTCGattctttcgtttgctgttgcaaTGCAAACCCATCGATGGATTGCACAA cgatCTATGGCCGGCCCTGTGCTACCTGGTCGAGTGGCACTATCAGCATCTCATTTTCGCCGAGGAAGGACCATTTATCATCCGCCAGCATGCTGTCGCCTTGTTAGCCCTAATTGGACCTGGCCTGCAGCAACAGGATGCAGATGCAGCTTCCTGCGGTGCAAGTGCGCTTGGCGAAAAATTGTTCGCTTGCTGCTCGAAATGGTTCGCAGTGGCCGAACGTACCGGTGCTAACGAG TTCTCCCAAAAGATGCTTCTGGCGGGATGTCTTTGGACGGCAGCCCGAGCTCAACACGTGGTCGGGATGGAAACGTACAAGACATTCCAGGCGAAATATCTTACCCCATTTGTTCGTAGCGCACGGTTCGGTGAAATCATCCAAACGTTAAG CTCATCGTCCCTATTGCTGACGCACTTTGAAGACCGGTCCGAGTATGGGATCGGTTCCTTACCATCGTTGGGTGCTGTACAGGTGCGTCGTAACCAAACCGTTCCGACGCTAATTGTGACGAGAAGTTATCCCGTGTTTCTGCTCCATGCACTGCTACGTCTAATGCTGGATGAGCAACAATATACGTCCTTGAAGGAAGACATTTTCGGCACCGCTGCTCATCGCCATTACTTGCAGACACTGTGCGCACGGACACGCAACCACCGTCCGCAGAGCGGCGCTGTTAGTAGTTTGATTGGCAATTGGTTTGTCCAAACGATCGAACAGCGTTATCTACTCGACGTGTTGCAGCTGGTACTGGTTGAGGTTGGAAATGGTCGTGAAAAACGTGCCACTGGGCTAGAAGGAGATTTGGCCAATGAAGAAGCGGTTAGAACGATTGGCCTTCAAGTAGCCTTTTTCCTTACCTATTCGCTTAGTGAAGCGTTCTATCCCGCGCTCGTGCAACTGTTTGATAATATCGTTTTTGTACCCGCTTACTATGGAACGGTTGGGTTAGATTTGGGCGTAACCGGTGCGGACATGCAACGATGGAAGCTTAACTATAAGCTACTGGCCCAAAAAGCGTTACAGAACGAG GTCAATCACGTTCAGGACGGATTTACAGTGCGGGAATGGAAAAGTCCACTATTGCGACGCAGCTGGCCGTACAGTCCGCTTTATCTGATGGTGGATAAGCTGGAGAAAGGTTCCCCAAAGCTTGAACTACTTACCGAGAGCGCCATCATCAGTACCGGGTTGCGGTTCGCGGAGCTGATCGAAGCGGCCGGCATTACAATTGCCAGCCCTACCGAACGGCTGATGTACCTGATGGCTGCCTTCCTAGGGCCGGACTCAAAGTTTCTCGAACCGGATCTATCGGTGCTGATTGAACGACGCCTTGCAGCACTCCGCACCCTGTCCCGGCACGGTGACaatgtgtttgattttgaaggggcaaaaatcgaaaatcgtAAAAGCTACTACGGGCTGTATCAGTTGGCGCTGGATACGTTTCAAAGTTCCAGCTACGGTCACAGTGGGTTCGGGTGTCTTTTGATGGTACCGCTAGCACAAAAGTACGATGTCCGCTGGCGCAACATGGTGTGGTCGGAGTACGTTGCCGTGCTACGATTTATCACCTGCACCGAACATGAG CTGTTTGGCGAGCTGGCACACTACCTGGAGCCGGCAGAAAGTGATACCGTGCTTCTACGTTCTTATGGCCAGGCGCTCAATTCGAATCTGCTGCGACCCGGATCAATACCGCATCGGGTCGCACATCACCACCTACAGGCGTACCGTTCGAAGGTGAAAGTGATGCCGGATTCGGAAAAAAGGACCACGGCAAGCTAA
- the LOC125764920 gene encoding RNA polymerase II-associated protein 1 isoform X2, protein MIKRPSKKDSENEILRMQQEFYAEQNRDVNFQPAAKVVRMQRDGENPVNRAAGNVRQSEFAKRRAQRLQASAVSEPVESMCTEDEPAEEPLEEPSTESLVMGEVVERNPEKIFHEGAATIEGSFPKTLHITAYPAKPKPNVSKKSIFAQMVSKEKVNSLQPKGSSESQGKIEFEAATESTLLEGWDATEIHNENMRKLNQMSIEEINKERNHLLNTLDPKLVEFLKARKKPGTSAQKPLPENQPRMESKQISNPDLLPVGMEVLKEKGSEQWINFDVLEPEKLEWTKDIERSVKELKPGESYEARFDWRGVLQPYVAETNHQQADDRELYLHGEDAQRPGYTLQELFRLARSNVLQQRISALGAIAGMLNIMNQGFYDGVLELPVSKVFFFLRFALDENTPSVVEVASRALASLFYNDTDEILLDTVFDSEYGMVQPELALNITHSHEEERRQQQQQMEAGFGAMNLTGAVSGGSSRQSRKAHFKANLPDPNDPDDVHNRETMNDFHLAETDLIECLARTNIIERIRYILFAMKPEGATVINCTKILIRLARTSEQMALKIATNEALIGGLVKNYLTSIESSDLEHQPQHVVLKLVRILCGYRNDFYDQHLDLYHVTSLVKRYVFSRKDIDVNMIQIQIEAFRFFRLLLQCKPIDGLHNDLWPALCYLVEWHYQHLIFAEEGPFIIRQHAVALLALIGPGLQQQDADAASCGASALGEKLFACCSKWFAVAERTGANEFSQKMLLAGCLWTAARAQHVVGMETYKTFQAKYLTPFVRSARFGEIIQTLSSSSLLLTHFEDRSEYGIGSLPSLGAVQVRRNQTVPTLIVTRSYPVFLLHALLRLMLDEQQYTSLKEDIFGTAAHRHYLQTLCARTRNHRPQSGAVSSLIGNWFVQTIEQRYLLDVLQLVLVEVGNGREKRATGLEGDLANEEAVRTIGLQVAFFLTYSLSEAFYPALVQLFDNIVFVPAYYGTVGLDLGVTGADMQRWKLNYKLLAQKALQNEVNHVQDGFTVREWKSPLLRRSWPYSPLYLMVDKLEKGSPKLELLTESAIISTGLRFAELIEAAGITIASPTERLMYLMAAFLGPDSKFLEPDLSVLIERRLAALRTLSRHGDNVFDFEGAKIENRKSYYGLYQLALDTFQSSSYGHSGFGCLLMVPLAQKYDVRWRNMVWSEYVAVLRFITCTEHEQSLHFLSRVSCLASWHTTWSRQKVIPCFYVLMARRSIRICCDPDQYRIGSHITTYRRTVRR, encoded by the exons ATGATTAAAAGACCCTCTAAAAAGGATAGTGAAAATGAGATCCTTCGTATGCAGCAAGAGTTCTATGCGGAACAAAACCGGGACGTGAATTTTCAGCCCGCTGCCAAAGTGGTGCGTATGCAGCGGGATGGAGAAAATCCGGTTAACAGAGCAGCCGGTAATGTGCGCCAATCGGAATTCGCGAAACGACGAGCACAACGTCTTCAAGCATCGGCCGTATCTGAGCCGGTCGAAAGCATGTGCACAGAAGATGAACCTGCCGAAGAGCCACTCGAAGAGCCGTCCACCGAATCGTTGGTTATGGGAGAGGTCGTAGAACGAAACCCGGAAAAGATATTCCACGAAGGTGCTGCGACGATTGAAGGTTCTTTTCCCAAGACGCTGCACATTACGGCGTACCcggcaaaaccaaaaccgaaCGTGTCGAAGAAAAGTATTTTCGCACAAATGGTTTCAAAGGAAAAAGTGAACTCTTTGCAACCGAAAGGATCGTCAGAAAGTCAGGGCAAGATCGAGTTTGAAGCGGCAACTGAAAGTACGCTACTGGAAGGATGGGATGCGACGGAGATTCACAATGAAAACATGCGTAAACTGAATCAAATGTCGATTGAAGAGATCAACAAGGAACGGAACCACCTGTTGAACACTCTTGATCCAAAGTTGGTGGAGTTCCTCAAAGCGCGTAAAAAGCCTGGAACTAGTGCACAGAAGCCTTTGCCCGAGAACCAACCCCGGATGGAGAGCAAACAAATTTCGAATCCCGATTTACTCCCAGTCGGTATGGAAGTgttaaaggaaaaaggatCAGAGCAGTGGATAAATTTCGACGTACTGGAACCGGAAAAGCTCGAATGGACAAAAGATATCGAGCGCAGTGTGAAAGAACTCAAACCTGGCGAATCGTATGAAGCTCGTTTCGATTGGAGGGGAGTTTTGCAGCCGTACGTTGCAGAAACTAACCATCAGCAAGCAGACGACCGGGAACTATATCTGCACGGTGAGGATGCTCAACGTCCTGGGTACACGCTACAGGAACTGTTCCGTTTGGCACGTTCGAACGTACTACAGCAGCGTATTTCTGCCCTTGGGGCCATCGCTGGAATGCTAAACATCATGAACCAGGGTTTCTACGACGGTGTACTGGAACTTCCCGTTTCGaaggtgtttttctttctacgaTTTGCGCTTGATGAAAACACACCTTCCGTGGTGGAAGTTGCCTCGCGCGCACTGGCCAGTCTGTTTTACAACGATACCGACGAGATACTGCTTGATACCGTGTTCGATTCGGAGTACGGTATGGTGCAACCGGAACTAGCGCTAAATATCACTCACAGCCACGAAGAAGAACGgcgacagcagcaacagcaaatggAAGCAGGCTTCGGAGCCATGAACCTAACCGGTGCAGTTTCCGGTGGATCGTCCCGGCAATCGCGCAAAGCACACTTTAAAGCTAACCTGCCCGATCCGAACGATCCGGATGATGTGCACAATCGTGAAACGATGAACGATTTCCATCTGGCGGAGACGGATCTCATCGAGTGTTTGGCACGAACGAACATTATCGAACGCATCCGGTACATTTTGTTCGCGATGAAACCGGAAGGGGCAACCGTCATTAATTGCACCAAGATATTGATTCGATTGGCACGTACCAGTGAGCAGATGGCGCTAAAGATAGCAACCAACGAGGCGCTTATCGGTGGACTGGTGAAAAACTATCTCACCTCGATCGAAAGCAGTGATCTTGAGCATCAACCACAGCACGTCGTGTTGAAGCTGGTACGCATCCTGTGCGGATATCGTAACGATTTCTACGACCAGCATCTGGACCTTTACCATGTAACGAGCCTCGTGAAGCGTTACGTCTTCAGTAGAAAGGATATCGAT GTAAACATGATTCAAATACAAATCGAAGCATTTCGattctttcgtttgctgttgcaaTGCAAACCCATCGATGGATTGCACAA cgatCTATGGCCGGCCCTGTGCTACCTGGTCGAGTGGCACTATCAGCATCTCATTTTCGCCGAGGAAGGACCATTTATCATCCGCCAGCATGCTGTCGCCTTGTTAGCCCTAATTGGACCTGGCCTGCAGCAACAGGATGCAGATGCAGCTTCCTGCGGTGCAAGTGCGCTTGGCGAAAAATTGTTCGCTTGCTGCTCGAAATGGTTCGCAGTGGCCGAACGTACCGGTGCTAACGAG TTCTCCCAAAAGATGCTTCTGGCGGGATGTCTTTGGACGGCAGCCCGAGCTCAACACGTGGTCGGGATGGAAACGTACAAGACATTCCAGGCGAAATATCTTACCCCATTTGTTCGTAGCGCACGGTTCGGTGAAATCATCCAAACGTTAAG CTCATCGTCCCTATTGCTGACGCACTTTGAAGACCGGTCCGAGTATGGGATCGGTTCCTTACCATCGTTGGGTGCTGTACAGGTGCGTCGTAACCAAACCGTTCCGACGCTAATTGTGACGAGAAGTTATCCCGTGTTTCTGCTCCATGCACTGCTACGTCTAATGCTGGATGAGCAACAATATACGTCCTTGAAGGAAGACATTTTCGGCACCGCTGCTCATCGCCATTACTTGCAGACACTGTGCGCACGGACACGCAACCACCGTCCGCAGAGCGGCGCTGTTAGTAGTTTGATTGGCAATTGGTTTGTCCAAACGATCGAACAGCGTTATCTACTCGACGTGTTGCAGCTGGTACTGGTTGAGGTTGGAAATGGTCGTGAAAAACGTGCCACTGGGCTAGAAGGAGATTTGGCCAATGAAGAAGCGGTTAGAACGATTGGCCTTCAAGTAGCCTTTTTCCTTACCTATTCGCTTAGTGAAGCGTTCTATCCCGCGCTCGTGCAACTGTTTGATAATATCGTTTTTGTACCCGCTTACTATGGAACGGTTGGGTTAGATTTGGGCGTAACCGGTGCGGACATGCAACGATGGAAGCTTAACTATAAGCTACTGGCCCAAAAAGCGTTACAGAACGAG GTCAATCACGTTCAGGACGGATTTACAGTGCGGGAATGGAAAAGTCCACTATTGCGACGCAGCTGGCCGTACAGTCCGCTTTATCTGATGGTGGATAAGCTGGAGAAAGGTTCCCCAAAGCTTGAACTACTTACCGAGAGCGCCATCATCAGTACCGGGTTGCGGTTCGCGGAGCTGATCGAAGCGGCCGGCATTACAATTGCCAGCCCTACCGAACGGCTGATGTACCTGATGGCTGCCTTCCTAGGGCCGGACTCAAAGTTTCTCGAACCGGATCTATCGGTGCTGATTGAACGACGCCTTGCAGCACTCCGCACCCTGTCCCGGCACGGTGACaatgtgtttgattttgaaggggcaaaaatcgaaaatcgtAAAAGCTACTACGGGCTGTATCAGTTGGCGCTGGATACGTTTCAAAGTTCCAGCTACGGTCACAGTGGGTTCGGGTGTCTTTTGATGGTACCGCTAGCACAAAAGTACGATGTCCGCTGGCGCAACATGGTGTGGTCGGAGTACGTTGCCGTGCTACGATTTATCACCTGCACCGAACATGAG CAATCGCTTCACTTCCTTTCCCGGGTTAGCTGTTTGGCGAGCTGGCACACTACCTGGAGCCGGCAGAAAGTGATACCGTGCTTCTACGTTCTTATGGCCAGGCGCTCAATTCGAATCTGCTGCGACCCGGATCAATACCGCATCGGGTCGCACATCACCACCTACAGGCGTACCGTTCGAAGGTGA
- the LOC125765180 gene encoding general odorant-binding protein 69a, with the protein MNILVVTFTVVLTVYIVLSTAFEIPDRYKKPAKMLHEICLAESGASEELLRQCLDGTVHNDPAVKCYIHCLFDKIDVIEEDTGRILLDRLLYIIPDDVKEAVNHLTRECSHIVTPDKCDTAYETVKCYFNAHDEVIKFCHLLVME; encoded by the exons ATGAACATACTGGTCGTCACCTTCACCGTCGTCCTGACGGTTTACATTGTGCTGTCGACC GCATTCGAAATACCGGATCGTTACAAAAAGCCGGCCAAAATGTTGCACGAAATTTGCTTGGCAGAATCGGGCGCATCGGAGGAGCTCCTGCGCCAATGTTTGGACGGAACGGTACATAATGATCCGGCTGTGAAGTGTTACATACACTGTCTGTTCGACAAGATCGATGTTATCGAGGAGGATACGGGACGCATCTTGTTGGATCGATTGCTGTACATCATCCCGGACGATGTGAAGGAAGCGGTGAATCATTTAACACGCGAATGTAGTCACATCG TTACTCCGGATAAATGTGACACCGCCTACGAGACAGTGAAATGTTACTTCAATGCGCACGATGAGGTGATCAAGTTTTGTCACCTTCTGGTGATGGAATGA